In Dehalococcoidia bacterium, a single window of DNA contains:
- a CDS encoding LLM class flavin-dependent oxidoreductase has protein sequence MTETRPEAKFSWFIPIDGDGAHIGTVQAERPPTFDYLRDVVQTAEDEGYYSLLIPTRFANGLFDEGEPLAETWTMATALAAVTSRIRFLIALRPGFISPGLFAQMAATLDQISGGRIDINIVPGGIQGDFERLGEESDHEHRYARAEEFIAACRTLWESPEPKSFEGEHVRLNGAFCSPGPVGDGPKFYLGGASDAALGLAGRQSDVYLAWILPQDVLGPFFDRARVKFAESGRTGSFGMRTHLVVRDTEAEAWSCCPRQRLRSGSSEALRSPEPPWSVSAHRPGSSKTTGSEPTYGTASPR, from the coding sequence GTGACTGAGACCCGTCCTGAAGCCAAGTTTTCGTGGTTCATTCCGATAGATGGCGACGGTGCACACATCGGCACCGTTCAGGCCGAGCGACCTCCCACGTTTGATTACCTGCGTGATGTGGTCCAGACAGCCGAGGACGAAGGTTACTACTCACTGCTCATACCTACGAGATTCGCCAACGGTCTGTTCGATGAAGGCGAGCCCCTGGCTGAGACCTGGACCATGGCAACCGCGCTGGCAGCGGTCACGAGCAGAATAAGATTCCTGATCGCGCTGCGGCCGGGGTTCATCTCGCCTGGTCTTTTCGCGCAGATGGCGGCTACTCTCGACCAGATCAGCGGGGGTCGCATCGACATCAACATAGTCCCTGGTGGAATCCAGGGCGACTTCGAGCGCCTTGGCGAGGAGAGCGACCATGAACACCGATACGCTCGCGCGGAGGAGTTCATTGCCGCCTGTCGCACACTCTGGGAGTCTCCGGAGCCCAAGTCGTTTGAAGGCGAACACGTCAGGTTGAATGGAGCCTTCTGCTCTCCGGGTCCAGTCGGCGATGGGCCGAAGTTCTATCTCGGCGGAGCATCCGACGCGGCGCTTGGTCTTGCAGGAAGACAATCGGACGTCTACCTCGCCTGGATTCTTCCCCAGGACGTACTGGGACCATTCTTCGACCGTGCGAGGGTTAAGTTCGCTGAGTCAGGGCGAACAGGCAGCTTCGGTATGCGTACGCACCTTGTCGTTAGGGATACTGAGGCAGAGGCGTGGAGCTGCTGTCCCAGGCAGCGTCTGCGGTCAGGGAGCAGCGAAGCTCTGCGTTCGCCGGAACCGCCATGGTCGGTCAGCGCGCACAGGCCAGGGTCGTCGAAGACCACAGGGTCGGAGCCCACTTATGGAACGGCATCTCCACGGTGA
- a CDS encoding AAA family ATPase, whose product MISRIAIKNFRSLRDVELCPGPLTVLIGANGAGKSNILDALKFLKAIYSDPVQSDDLAKSQLEDRGGFGQVVWGGHTDSHLRFEVEFSGVDSSPVPAGFAVEITDGSSGPEIHNAVQIIDSKQGGALMSGVEMQLNAPFRAMADLNRVRSWQFYNFSPDSMRKPTKVKQEKVLNESGSNLSTVIHSLYSEEHPDLEEAVGMLKVMVPTVERLVSPIFGDGQTYVALKEKGIENRVGAWGLSDGTLLALALSIALVVRPEPELICVESPETGIHPQMMEAVADMLEVASRDTQVIVTTQSPYLLEWLPYDSFVVVEKEDGETRLNPLRLRDGIQETIKALGARDAWYSGYLGGEP is encoded by the coding sequence ATGATCTCCCGCATCGCCATCAAGAACTTCCGCAGTTTGAGGGACGTTGAGTTGTGTCCGGGGCCGCTGACGGTTCTGATAGGAGCGAACGGCGCGGGCAAGTCAAACATACTGGACGCGCTGAAGTTTCTTAAAGCCATCTACTCTGATCCAGTACAATCTGACGATCTCGCAAAGTCACAACTGGAGGATCGCGGGGGCTTCGGTCAGGTCGTATGGGGAGGTCACACCGATTCACATCTACGTTTCGAGGTCGAGTTCTCTGGTGTCGATAGCAGTCCTGTTCCCGCAGGATTTGCCGTAGAAATCACAGACGGGAGCAGCGGACCGGAGATTCACAACGCGGTCCAGATCATTGACTCGAAACAAGGGGGGGCGTTGATGAGCGGAGTCGAGATGCAGCTCAATGCTCCGTTTAGAGCGATGGCCGACTTGAACAGAGTCCGGTCTTGGCAGTTCTATAACTTCTCCCCCGACTCGATGCGCAAACCGACGAAGGTGAAGCAGGAGAAAGTCCTCAACGAGTCTGGCTCCAACCTGTCAACCGTAATCCACAGCCTGTATTCAGAGGAGCATCCCGATCTTGAAGAGGCCGTTGGTATGCTCAAGGTCATGGTGCCGACCGTGGAGCGGCTTGTCTCGCCCATCTTCGGTGATGGACAGACCTATGTCGCACTGAAGGAGAAGGGTATCGAGAACCGTGTCGGTGCATGGGGCCTGTCGGATGGGACTCTGTTGGCTCTGGCACTGTCGATCGCGCTCGTCGTGCGACCTGAGCCTGAGCTTATCTGCGTGGAGTCACCGGAGACCGGTATTCATCCGCAGATGATGGAAGCAGTAGCTGACATGCTGGAAGTGGCGTCACGAGATACCCAGGTGATAGTCACTACCCAGTCTCCCTATCTCCTCGAGTGGCTGCCATACGACAGTTTCGTTGTGGTAGAAAAGGAGGATGGTGAGACGAGACTCAACCCTCTTAGACTCAGGGACGGTATTCAAGAGACTATCAAAGCGTTAGGGGCACGTGACGCTTGGTATTCCGGTTATCTTGGCGGCGAGCCGTGA
- a CDS encoding NUDIX hydrolase yields the protein MVQQPQPINQETVFSGRIIEARVDTVLMPDGKQIIREVVQHPGAVAIIPIDREDNVLLVRQYRYPAGQSLLELPAGVIEEGESPDDTAQRELQEEIGYATRDLRALGGVYSSPGFCTEFLYLYIARDLVPSQLPADDDEDINVETIPMSRVDRLIRLGEIQDAKSVAGLLMARYLFK from the coding sequence ATGGTGCAACAGCCACAGCCAATCAACCAGGAGACGGTGTTCAGCGGCCGGATTATCGAGGCCAGGGTCGACACCGTCCTGATGCCAGACGGAAAGCAGATCATCCGTGAGGTTGTGCAGCACCCCGGGGCCGTAGCGATCATTCCGATTGACCGTGAAGACAACGTGCTCCTTGTACGCCAGTACAGGTACCCAGCCGGACAGTCTCTGCTCGAGCTCCCGGCAGGTGTGATCGAGGAAGGGGAGTCGCCAGACGACACGGCGCAGCGTGAGCTGCAGGAGGAGATAGGGTACGCCACCAGGGACCTCCGAGCCCTGGGCGGCGTCTACTCTTCCCCCGGGTTCTGCACCGAGTTCCTCTACCTGTACATTGCTCGCGACCTCGTGCCAAGCCAACTCCCTGCCGACGATGACGAAGACATCAACGTCGAGACGATTCCAATGTCCAGGGTCGACCGGCTGATCAGGCTCGGAGAGATACAGGATGCAAAGTCCGTCGCGGGTCTGCTCATGGCCAGGTACCTATTCAAGTAA
- a CDS encoding mandelate racemase/muconate lactonizing enzyme family protein translates to MNLTLEKFASVTVTANTTWVFAVLSDGEGNSTTAEIGSRQVAEALKGMASVLSDEEVSDESELEALLGLTSDALRRDQTSGTAVSGLRTAVAQLCAMRSGVSLGEYLGAKATEKVQLYANINRSLFATDRTPADFGRMAERAASAGFRVFKCAPFDEVSPPSSPDRILDEAGAGLARVRAVREAVGVDATVLVDCHSRFERDTAPLVVEELAKLNVGWFEEPVQPTSDPEDLAAIARWAPMPVAGGESGYGVDFFDSILDSNAVSIVMPDVKYCGGAAEAVTIGRSTGAKGKGFSMHSPSGPVSLLASGHATAAVPNSMPLEHAVYETDWRADLLTPRERVEDGHLYLTDTLGLGAELAWDLVERFGRVWD, encoded by the coding sequence ATGAACCTAACCCTCGAGAAATTCGCATCAGTTACCGTTACGGCCAACACGACCTGGGTGTTCGCAGTGCTATCGGATGGCGAGGGAAACTCGACCACTGCTGAGATCGGCTCCCGGCAGGTTGCGGAGGCGCTGAAAGGCATGGCCTCGGTGCTGAGCGATGAAGAGGTGTCAGACGAGTCGGAATTAGAGGCGCTTCTTGGACTGACTTCAGACGCATTGCGTCGCGACCAAACCTCGGGAACGGCAGTTAGCGGACTGCGGACCGCAGTAGCGCAGCTGTGTGCGATGCGATCGGGTGTCAGCCTGGGCGAGTACCTGGGAGCGAAGGCTACTGAGAAAGTCCAACTCTACGCGAACATCAACAGATCGCTGTTCGCAACCGACCGGACACCAGCCGACTTCGGACGGATGGCGGAGAGGGCGGCGAGCGCAGGATTCAGGGTCTTCAAGTGTGCGCCCTTCGACGAGGTCAGTCCGCCATCGTCTCCTGACCGAATCCTGGACGAAGCAGGCGCCGGTCTGGCAAGGGTCCGCGCAGTCCGGGAGGCTGTGGGCGTCGATGCGACTGTGTTGGTCGACTGTCACAGCAGATTTGAGCGAGATACTGCCCCGCTGGTAGTGGAGGAGCTTGCAAAGCTCAACGTGGGCTGGTTCGAGGAACCCGTTCAGCCGACGTCTGACCCCGAAGACCTTGCCGCCATCGCGCGATGGGCGCCGATGCCTGTGGCGGGAGGCGAGTCCGGCTACGGTGTCGATTTCTTCGACAGTATTCTGGACTCCAACGCGGTTTCGATAGTCATGCCTGATGTCAAATACTGCGGCGGGGCTGCTGAGGCTGTGACCATAGGTCGTTCGACAGGTGCGAAGGGTAAAGGGTTCTCGATGCACAGTCCGTCCGGGCCGGTTTCGCTGTTGGCGAGCGGCCACGCGACCGCGGCCGTTCCTAATTCGATGCCACTCGAGCACGCCGTATACGAGACCGACTGGCGAGCCGACCTGCTCACACCGCGCGAGCGTGTTGAAGACGGACACCTGTATCTTACAGACACGCTAGGACTGGGTGCGGAGCTGGCCTGGGACCTGGTAGAGCGGTTCGGCCGGGTGTGGGACTAG
- a CDS encoding nucleoside 2-deoxyribosyltransferase, with the protein MDKPKTIYLANPYGFSAQQKEKLLPDIIAAIESLGLEVWEPFSRNNQVYFSVPGWAYQIGQADYRDVRDSDAIFAVVNAVPPDEGVMVELGMAIALGKPTFLFRDDFRRVTDSEEYPLNLMLFTGLPEKNWQDFYYTSIEEIGDPDKALARWAAGLQ; encoded by the coding sequence ATGGACAAACCGAAGACCATATACCTGGCCAATCCTTATGGCTTCTCGGCACAGCAGAAGGAGAAGCTGCTTCCAGACATCATTGCAGCTATTGAATCTCTGGGGCTGGAGGTCTGGGAGCCCTTCTCGCGTAACAACCAGGTGTACTTCTCAGTACCCGGCTGGGCGTATCAGATAGGGCAGGCCGATTACAGGGATGTGCGGGACTCCGATGCGATCTTCGCTGTCGTCAATGCGGTACCACCCGACGAAGGCGTCATGGTCGAGCTTGGAATGGCCATAGCGCTGGGAAAGCCGACGTTCCTCTTCAGAGACGACTTCCGTCGCGTGACCGACAGCGAGGAGTATCCACTGAACCTGATGCTCTTCACCGGCCTGCCGGAGAAGAATTGGCAGGACTTCTATTACACGTCCATCGAAGAGATTGGCGATCCTGACAAAGCGCTCGCGAGGTGGGCAGCCGGACTTCAGTAG
- a CDS encoding DUF4276 family protein, with the protein MSLGLYVEGRSDKDTIPILIRKLGYRSRVITKDLGGQSELLVVDKMARHLAELLREHSDVELVLICCDALEGVGPSTTERRLSSLERRLNLDFPIPVRYAVVDHALEGWLGCDEEALRAVLGGPRARINIRANPEHHPTPTDLLERVFRDNGRRFRKTRDNSRIAERVSPERIAAQSPTFRRFAEILGHPVLG; encoded by the coding sequence GTGAGTCTCGGTCTATACGTCGAAGGACGTAGTGATAAAGACACAATCCCAATCCTCATCAGAAAGCTCGGATATAGGTCGAGAGTCATAACAAAGGACCTCGGCGGCCAGTCTGAACTGTTGGTTGTCGATAAGATGGCTCGTCACCTGGCAGAGCTACTTCGAGAACATAGCGATGTTGAGTTGGTGCTCATCTGCTGCGACGCATTAGAGGGAGTTGGCCCTAGCACAACGGAAAGGCGCTTAAGCTCTCTTGAGCGGCGACTGAACCTGGATTTCCCCATTCCAGTCAGATATGCGGTAGTCGATCACGCTCTGGAAGGTTGGCTTGGATGTGATGAGGAGGCGCTTCGGGCTGTTCTGGGTGGTCCGCGTGCTCGAATCAACATACGCGCTAATCCAGAACATCACCCTACGCCGACCGACTTGCTGGAGCGGGTGTTCCGAGATAACGGGCGCAGGTTTAGAAAGACGCGCGATAACAGTAGAATCGCCGAACGCGTTAGCCCCGAACGTATCGCCGCGCAGAGTCCGACGTTCAGGAGGTTCGCTGAAATCCTTGGTCATCCAGTTTTGGGTTGA
- a CDS encoding M20/M25/M40 family metallo-hydrolase has protein sequence MPTPDIRDIFAQIDAMEDEIVQLHRDLVQIPSVNTGFMPTGDETPVCDYICDWLAEDGIDSEILGRVPERGNIISRIEGTNSQARLMFMSHTDVVPVEEEEKWTFPPFSATIHEGRIYGRGASDCKGLLAAQLMAMRLLKRNGVQLRDSLILCSGADEEHGGRYGFGWLAENYPDKITAPYAVNEGGGTPIEAAGGLTYILGVGEKGRLQVEFEVKGVSAHASVPWQGTNALYRLSQLLNRIETYEPERDTSTSLFAHLSNFAIEHAPSAENVDEIIAEVSEENPRFASMLTALSRMTITPTMINGGIKSNSVPEQISLTCDVRTLPHQDDDYLRAELDRIKEDIPGVTYEIDYMAVPNSSEFETELAEHIQAATAMALERDDIQWVPAISTGFTDSRFTRPLNVITYGFSGSHPDDDPMLSRAHGTDESVGIASLVSGTKIMFALACTLCGAE, from the coding sequence ATGCCGACGCCTGACATAAGGGACATATTTGCCCAGATTGACGCCATGGAAGACGAGATCGTCCAGCTTCACCGTGACCTCGTCCAGATCCCGTCTGTAAACACGGGCTTCATGCCGACTGGCGACGAGACGCCGGTCTGTGACTACATATGTGACTGGTTAGCCGAGGACGGCATCGACTCTGAGATCCTTGGGCGTGTACCTGAACGAGGCAACATCATCTCCAGGATCGAAGGCACCAACTCACAGGCGCGACTGATGTTCATGTCCCACACGGATGTCGTCCCGGTCGAAGAGGAGGAGAAGTGGACATTCCCTCCATTCAGCGCGACCATTCATGAGGGCCGCATCTACGGCAGGGGAGCGTCCGACTGCAAGGGGCTGCTTGCCGCCCAGCTCATGGCCATGCGCCTTCTGAAGCGCAACGGGGTGCAACTGCGCGACAGCCTCATTCTCTGCTCGGGTGCGGACGAGGAGCACGGCGGTCGGTATGGGTTCGGCTGGCTGGCCGAAAACTACCCTGACAAGATCACCGCTCCCTATGCGGTCAACGAGGGCGGCGGAACGCCCATCGAAGCCGCCGGAGGGCTGACCTACATCCTCGGCGTGGGTGAGAAGGGCAGGCTGCAGGTCGAGTTCGAAGTCAAGGGAGTCAGCGCCCATGCCTCAGTACCGTGGCAGGGCACCAACGCGCTGTACAGGCTGTCCCAGCTTCTCAACCGTATCGAGACCTACGAGCCTGAGCGTGACACGTCGACCAGCCTGTTCGCTCACCTCTCCAACTTCGCCATCGAGCATGCGCCGTCGGCTGAGAATGTCGACGAGATCATCGCCGAGGTGTCCGAGGAGAACCCGCGGTTCGCCTCGATGCTCACTGCGCTGTCTCGCATGACTATAACCCCTACGATGATTAATGGCGGTATAAAGTCGAACAGCGTCCCGGAACAGATCAGCCTGACCTGCGACGTCCGCACGCTTCCGCACCAGGACGACGACTACCTTCGCGCCGAGCTCGACCGGATCAAGGAGGACATCCCAGGAGTGACCTACGAGATCGACTACATGGCCGTCCCCAACTCATCTGAGTTCGAGACCGAGCTCGCCGAGCATATCCAGGCAGCGACCGCGATGGCTCTTGAACGTGACGACATCCAGTGGGTACCTGCGATCAGCACCGGCTTTACGGACTCCCGTTTTACGCGTCCGCTGAATGTGATCACATACGGCTTCTCCGGCTCCCACCCGGACGACGATCCGATGCTATCTCGCGCACACGGCACCGACGAGTCCGTCGGCATCGCCAGCCTGGTCAGCGGCACCAAGATCATGTTCGCCCTCGCCTGCACACTCTGCGGGGCTGAGTAA
- a CDS encoding NAD(+)/NADH kinase: MPLIGFVYNALVAEAPCLIDSLIASLDLRAQSWVSSAFEVGERSDLLPETSLVVVAGGDGTILRTVHAIAEHSVPIVGVNMGRVGFMSELRVEDAAERLPAYLNGDIRVERRMMLRATVTDDSGQLHLLADALNDVVIGRGGVARLLDIETVVDRQFLTSYRADAVILSTPTGSTGYALSAGGPIFFPEAEMMMLQPVAPHTGLRDGLVLPHDTEVTLSATDGQHASLSVDGMEDVELLPDFKVTIRRSPYTARFLRSQPRTAFYNQLTRRLGLVYNLTSPH; the protein is encoded by the coding sequence ATGCCTCTGATCGGATTCGTCTATAACGCGCTGGTCGCAGAAGCGCCTTGCCTCATAGACTCGCTAATCGCCAGCCTCGACCTTCGCGCCCAATCGTGGGTGTCGTCGGCCTTCGAGGTCGGTGAACGCTCCGACCTGTTACCAGAGACGTCACTGGTCGTCGTTGCCGGTGGCGACGGCACGATTCTTCGCACCGTCCACGCCATCGCAGAGCACTCTGTCCCCATCGTGGGAGTCAACATGGGCAGGGTCGGCTTCATGAGCGAGCTGCGCGTAGAAGATGCTGCCGAACGTCTTCCTGCCTACCTCAACGGGGACATACGTGTCGAACGCCGGATGATGCTGCGCGCCACGGTGACCGACGACAGCGGCCAACTGCATCTCCTTGCAGACGCGCTCAACGACGTCGTTATCGGGCGCGGGGGCGTCGCCAGGCTGCTGGATATTGAAACAGTAGTGGACAGGCAGTTTCTTACCTCTTATCGAGCAGACGCGGTTATTCTGTCTACTCCGACCGGAAGCACGGGCTACGCGCTCTCAGCGGGCGGGCCGATCTTCTTCCCGGAGGCGGAGATGATGATGCTCCAGCCGGTCGCGCCGCACACGGGCCTGCGCGACGGCCTGGTGCTGCCCCACGACACCGAGGTGACGCTGTCTGCGACAGATGGACAGCACGCTTCGCTGAGCGTCGACGGTATGGAGGACGTGGAACTTTTGCCGGACTTCAAGGTGACGATCAGGCGCAGTCCGTACACGGCGCGCTTCCTTCGCTCGCAGCCCAGGACAGCGTTCTACAACCAGCTCACGCGTCGACTGGGACTGGTCTACAACCTCACTTCACCCCACTGA
- a CDS encoding 3-deoxy-7-phosphoheptulonate synthase translates to MQESPTRDVNVVSTDQLISPVDLVKELPVSPAAEQTVLEGREQIRAILRGDDSRMMMVVGPCSIHDEVAAVEYAGRLLKLREELADRLLIVMRVYFEKPRTTVGWKGLIYDPHLNDTFDIDEGLRTARRMMHSITEMGVYTGTEFLDPIVPQYLADLVCWSTIGARTTESQTHRQMASGLSMPVGFKNGTDGSAQVAVDAMISAKSSHAFLGIDHDGQTAVVHTRGNPDGHLVLRGGREGPNFGAESIADAHRLLSSAQVRSELLVDCSHGNSNKDHERQQIAFKDVVGQRASGNDAIIGCMLESNLNPGAQKLNGDRDSLQYGVSVTDACIGWDETEELLRWAHDQADARVPVTAD, encoded by the coding sequence ATGCAAGAGTCACCTACCAGGGATGTTAATGTCGTGAGCACAGACCAACTGATCAGCCCAGTCGACCTCGTCAAGGAGCTTCCAGTCAGCCCCGCTGCAGAGCAAACAGTGCTGGAGGGCCGCGAGCAGATCAGGGCCATACTACGCGGAGACGACAGCCGAATGATGATGGTCGTCGGGCCGTGCTCGATTCACGACGAGGTAGCCGCCGTAGAGTATGCGGGGCGACTTCTCAAGCTGCGAGAAGAGCTTGCTGATCGCCTGTTGATCGTGATGAGGGTGTACTTCGAGAAGCCTCGTACGACAGTGGGTTGGAAGGGACTGATCTACGATCCGCATCTCAACGATACGTTCGACATCGACGAGGGTCTGCGAACAGCCCGTCGGATGATGCATTCGATCACCGAAATGGGCGTCTACACAGGCACCGAGTTCCTGGACCCTATAGTGCCGCAGTACCTTGCAGACTTGGTCTGCTGGTCCACGATAGGCGCGAGGACAACTGAGAGCCAGACGCACAGGCAGATGGCGAGCGGCCTCTCCATGCCTGTCGGGTTCAAGAACGGCACGGACGGAAGCGCACAGGTCGCAGTGGACGCGATGATCTCCGCGAAGTCATCGCACGCATTTCTCGGGATTGACCACGACGGCCAGACCGCCGTCGTCCACACTCGCGGAAATCCCGACGGACACCTTGTGCTCCGTGGCGGGCGTGAAGGGCCGAACTTCGGCGCAGAATCCATCGCAGATGCCCACAGGTTGCTCAGTTCGGCGCAGGTCCGCTCCGAACTGCTCGTCGACTGCTCTCACGGCAATTCCAACAAGGACCACGAGCGACAGCAGATCGCCTTCAAGGACGTGGTGGGACAGCGCGCGAGCGGAAACGATGCCATCATCGGCTGCATGTTAGAGTCAAACCTCAACCCCGGCGCCCAGAAGCTGAACGGCGATAGGGACTCTCTTCAGTACGGCGTCTCGGTCACTGATGCCTGCATCGGGTGGGACGAGACCGAAGAGCTCCTGCGCTGGGCCCACGACCAGGCAGACGCCAGGGTACCTGTGACGGCGGACTAA